From the Mustelus asterias chromosome 22, sMusAst1.hap1.1, whole genome shotgun sequence genome, one window contains:
- the tmem82 gene encoding transmembrane protein 82 yields the protein MWGFLRRWIPNFGWISLTSNPIDSLLQGVIAACAVSILNHLLRINLHIQYLNEPARVGAKVPRLHSQRQILDFLHLCTLTILFSIVGSRVSSLVVLEFSLRIISMLLSNNHGSSRKQIFLLCQFSVGCGMTASLSFLNEGAPHSTLSLMLSTSLAGLLMWYVRKLVKHVNTMYELHSKERYCGVCISLLTTWHQIPKLLCNALTVEFIVADAAAVFLINRDFITTSEAIRFWTPLTICYTLLVIYMQEEQKQNPSEQSIYQTVGVRMGGLLILTLTVGTWADVLHVLLSLVGEMLCLLQAGTMIKACRQQDSSEVNHRGTVRQPQQSVQQRSRVSDTQILDHQKDSS from the exons ATGTGGGGCTTTCTCCGACGGTGGATCCCCAACTTTGGGTGGATTTCCCTGACTTCGAACCCCATAGACAGCTTGCTGCAGG GTGTGATCGCGGCTTGTGCTGTCTCTATTCTCAACCATTTGCTGCGGATTAACCTCCATATCCAGTATTTGAA TGAACCTGCCCGGGTTGGAGCCAAAGTTCCCAGATTGCATTCCCAGCGACAAATTCTGGATTTCCTGCATTTATGCACCCTGACCATCCTATTCTCCATCGTGGGATCCAGAGTGTCCTCTCTGGTGGTGCTGGAATTCTCCCTTCGAATCATTTCCATGCTGCTTTCCAACAATCAT GGATCCTCCAGGAAACAGATCTTCCTGCTTTGTCAGTTTTCTGTGGGATGTGGTATGACGGCCAGCCTGAGCTTTCTGAACGAGGGGGCACCTCACTCAACTTTAAGCTTGATGCTAAGCACCAGCCTCGCTGGCCTCCTCATGTGGTATGTGCGGAAACTGGTAAAGCACGTCAACACAATGTATGAATTACACAGCAAGGAGCGGTACTGTGGGGTGTGCATATCCCTCCTGACCACCTGGCATCAGATTCCTAAACTGCTGTGCAATGCCTTGACGGTTGAGTTCATCGTGGCGGATGCGGCAGCCGTCTTCCTCATTAACAGAGACTTCATCACCACCTCAGAGGCAATAAGATTCTGGACACCCCTGACTATCTGCTACACCCTGCTGGTGATTTACATGCAAG AGGAGCAGAAGCAGAATCCAAGTGAGCAGAGTATCTATCAGACAGTAGGTGTGAGGATGGGTGGGCTGCTGATTTTGACCCTGACTGTTGGGACGTGGGCGGATGTGCTCCACGTTCTCTTATCGCTGGTTGGAGAGATGTTGTGTCTGCTTCAAGCAGGAACAATGATAAAGGCCTGTAGACAACAG GATTCCTCAGAAGTCAATCACAGGGGGACAGTAAGACAACCCCAGCAGAGTGTACAGCAGCGATCGAGAGTATCTGACACACAAATCCTGGATCACCAAAAAGACAGCAGCTGA